Proteins encoded together in one Sinorhizobium sp. B11 window:
- a CDS encoding LacI family transcriptional regulator, translating into MAGTKRLTQHDIAKLAGVSQATVSLVLNGAPTALARIPQETRERVQQVIRTTGYVADPIARRMAKGLNRILGVFTYEPAFPSEQADFFAPFLLGIEEEAQAQNYDLLLLTGAGVGRERKMFADGNRLRIADGCLVLGREFDRAELKRLVTGDYPFVAIGRREDAGGPVPYVGGDYASATRALVEKARSLGHGRLAFIGPSGSAESVVDRWRGFSDATTGNAEVVLHVDEVGGGAAETLDAIVESGASAVFFVELADAVRVEAAARERGLSIPDDFSVVVLGSHVRAERSHVQFTSFNIPREEMGRQATAMLVRRIEDASPVEQILLTCEPVEGQTLGPAKKRT; encoded by the coding sequence GTGGCGGGCACTAAGCGCTTGACTCAGCACGATATTGCGAAATTGGCGGGCGTTAGCCAGGCAACCGTTTCGCTTGTGCTGAACGGTGCGCCGACAGCCCTGGCGCGTATTCCCCAAGAGACCCGTGAGCGCGTCCAGCAGGTCATCCGCACGACAGGCTATGTGGCCGATCCGATCGCACGGCGGATGGCCAAGGGTCTCAATCGCATTCTCGGCGTCTTCACCTACGAGCCCGCCTTTCCGAGCGAGCAGGCGGACTTTTTTGCGCCCTTCCTGCTCGGTATCGAGGAAGAGGCGCAGGCGCAGAATTATGACCTGCTGCTATTGACCGGCGCCGGCGTCGGCCGTGAGCGCAAGATGTTTGCCGATGGCAATCGGCTGCGGATCGCTGACGGCTGCCTTGTCCTCGGTCGTGAATTTGATCGGGCTGAGCTGAAACGGCTTGTAACCGGTGATTATCCATTCGTGGCGATCGGCCGACGTGAGGACGCAGGCGGACCCGTTCCTTACGTCGGCGGCGACTATGCCAGTGCCACGCGGGCGCTGGTCGAAAAGGCACGCTCTCTCGGCCATGGCCGGCTGGCCTTCATTGGTCCGAGCGGATCGGCTGAGTCCGTCGTCGACCGCTGGCGCGGTTTTTCGGACGCGACCACCGGAAATGCGGAAGTGGTTTTGCATGTTGACGAGGTCGGCGGGGGTGCTGCCGAAACACTTGATGCGATCGTAGAGAGCGGCGCGAGCGCGGTCTTTTTCGTCGAATTGGCCGACGCGGTACGTGTCGAAGCAGCCGCGCGCGAACGCGGCCTGTCCATTCCGGACGACTTCTCGGTCGTGGTGCTCGGCAGTCATGTGCGCGCCGAGCGCAGCCATGTGCAGTTCACCTCCTTCAATATTCCTCGCGAGGAAATGGGGCGTCAGGCGACCGCGATGCTGGTGCGCCGCATCGAGGATGCCTCTCCCGTCGAACAAATTCTTCTGACCTGCGAACCGGTCGAGGGGCAAACCCTCGGACCAGCCAAGAAACGGACCTGA